One genomic segment of Petrotoga olearia DSM 13574 includes these proteins:
- a CDS encoding NADH-quinone oxidoreductase subunit NuoB — MNIFEEDLNDTITFWEKIKNIFRGKSLWMLHYCTGCGAVELPPTMTARFDMERLGMGPMATPRQADVLLITGYLSVKTLRRVIYTYEQMMTPKYLVGFGSCTINGGIYYDSYAVINRLDYYLPVDLYVAGCMPRPEAIMNTFKTLENMITKGEANGWKKYVENYDWYRNNQIRSLGEVYVKDEFHE; from the coding sequence ATGAATATCTTTGAAGAAGATCTAAACGATACGATAACTTTTTGGGAAAAGATAAAGAATATCTTCAGAGGAAAATCTTTATGGATGCTTCATTATTGCACAGGTTGTGGTGCCGTAGAACTTCCGCCCACTATGACCGCAAGATTTGACATGGAAAGATTGGGTATGGGACCAATGGCAACTCCTCGTCAAGCTGATGTTCTATTGATAACAGGTTATCTGAGCGTTAAAACTTTAAGGAGAGTTATATACACTTATGAACAAATGATGACTCCAAAATATCTTGTAGGCTTTGGATCTTGTACTATAAACGGTGGAATATACTATGATTCTTATGCAGTGATCAACAGGTTGGATTATTATCTTCCTGTCGATCTATACGTTGCCGGATGTATGCCAAGGCCTGAAGCTATAATGAATACTTTTAAAACCCTTGAAAATATGATTACAAAAGGGGAAGCCAATGGATGGAAGAAATATGTAGAGAATTACGATTGGTATCGAAATAATCAAATTCGTTCCTTAGGGGAGGTGTATGTAAAGGATGAATTCCACGAATGA